In Microbacterium cremeum, a genomic segment contains:
- a CDS encoding PAC2 family protein gives MPFPGPLYERAASAPPVPRGLPLVIALTGFTDAGSAVSRLIEYFRDELSTSPLAVYSNDSLLDYRARRPIVSFEKDHLTDYRPQRLELSFAHDSLGQPFLLLAGYEPDFGWDAFAASVVAFAESYGVSTVTWVHAIPMPVPHTRPIGTTVSGTRSELTEAHSVWQPHTQVPATAGHLLEFRLAEAGARIAGFVLLIPHYLGDTEYPAAALAALDSLTAATGLVFAGDELRDENRAYLEKVSEQIAGSEELARMVQGLEERYDAYMAGSTLATPMIHTGDLPSADELAAELERFLASRPGDDDKRGA, from the coding sequence ATGCCCTTTCCCGGCCCGCTGTACGAGCGTGCGGCCTCCGCGCCGCCGGTCCCGCGCGGACTGCCGCTCGTGATCGCTCTCACCGGCTTCACCGACGCGGGCAGCGCGGTGAGCCGTCTGATCGAGTACTTCCGCGATGAGCTGTCGACGTCGCCGCTCGCGGTGTACTCGAACGACTCCCTGCTGGACTACCGCGCGCGCCGGCCGATCGTGTCGTTCGAGAAGGACCACCTGACGGACTACCGCCCGCAGCGGCTCGAGCTCTCGTTCGCTCACGATTCACTCGGTCAGCCGTTCCTCCTCCTCGCGGGGTACGAGCCCGACTTCGGATGGGACGCGTTCGCGGCATCCGTCGTCGCCTTCGCGGAGTCGTACGGCGTGTCGACGGTCACCTGGGTCCACGCCATCCCCATGCCCGTGCCGCACACCCGCCCGATCGGCACGACGGTCAGCGGAACCCGCTCCGAGCTCACCGAGGCCCACTCGGTGTGGCAGCCACACACGCAGGTCCCCGCGACCGCCGGTCACCTCCTCGAGTTCCGCCTGGCCGAAGCGGGGGCCCGGATCGCGGGCTTCGTGCTGCTGATTCCGCACTACCTGGGCGACACCGAGTATCCGGCGGCCGCGCTGGCGGCCCTGGACAGCCTCACCGCCGCGACGGGACTCGTCTTCGCCGGTGACGAGCTGCGCGACGAGAACCGCGCCTACCTCGAGAAAGTGTCGGAGCAGATCGCGGGCAGCGAGGAGCTCGCACGCATGGTGCAGGGGCTGGAAGAGCGTTATGACGCGTACATGGCCGGGTCCACCCTCGCCACGCCGATGATCCACACCGGCGATCTGCCGAGCGCGGACGAGCTCGCCGCCGAGCTCGAGCGCTTCCTG